From Woronichinia naegeliana WA131, the proteins below share one genomic window:
- a CDS encoding DUF29 domain-containing protein, with protein MNSTLYNQDYYQWIQETVKIPEQRNFQEIDLDNLIEEIQDLALNEKQVIETNLIVVLKLLLKWQYQPEQRSGEIKASIRRHRYQIRDDPKVSPSLKTYLSEIWLESYQEARLQAADETELAIATFPEQCPYTIENILNTDYLP; from the coding sequence ATGAATTCAACTCTTTACAACCAAGATTATTATCAATGGATACAAGAAACAGTAAAAATCCCAGAGCAACGTAACTTTCAAGAAATTGATCTTGATAACCTAATTGAAGAAATTCAAGACTTAGCACTTAACGAAAAACAGGTCATTGAAACCAATTTAATCGTCGTTTTAAAACTTTTGTTAAAATGGCAATATCAACCCGAACAACGATCAGGAGAGATCAAAGCCTCTATTCGGCGGCATCGTTACCAAATTCGAGATGATCCGAAAGTTAGCCCCAGTTTAAAAACCTATCTATCCGAAATTTGGTTAGAATCTTATCAAGAAGCCAGATTACAAGCCGCCGATGAGACCGAATTAGCGATCGCGACTTTTCCTGAACAATGTCCTTATACGATTGAAAATATTCTAAATACAGATTATTTACCCTAG
- a CDS encoding site-2 protease family protein yields the protein MASHLIGEFGLNNNLRLGTLFGIPFFVNPSWFLVLGLVTLTYGQELTVFPQLTGITPWFLGLVTALLLFASVVAHELGHSLLAIAQGIEVKSITLFLFGGLANLEKESETPLEAFAVAIAGPLVSLILCGLLTILGANLSLPLPLQAIVALLAAINLALALFNLIPGLPLDGGNILKALVWQITGNQNKGILLASRVGQVFGWLAIGVGSLGILRVLPVGDFWTVLVGWFLLQNAGFSARNVQVKETMSAYTAQDAIIPNSPIVGEALNLREFVNNYVIGKTPWRKFLVTNAIGQLVGSLEVDALKNIPTSDWTQFSIHDVMQAPDQLKTVNATESLFEVAQRLEKDKIPQLAVVKDSGELLGLLEKASIIQCL from the coding sequence ATCGCTTCTCACCTGATTGGAGAGTTTGGCTTGAATAACAATCTGCGCCTTGGTACTTTATTTGGGATTCCTTTCTTTGTGAATCCGTCCTGGTTTCTAGTGCTAGGACTGGTGACGCTGACCTATGGGCAGGAATTGACAGTTTTTCCCCAGTTAACAGGGATTACTCCTTGGTTTTTAGGATTAGTGACTGCCTTGCTGCTATTTGCTTCCGTTGTTGCCCATGAATTGGGTCATAGCTTACTGGCGATCGCCCAGGGCATTGAAGTGAAATCGATTACCCTCTTTTTATTTGGAGGATTAGCCAATTTAGAAAAGGAATCGGAAACGCCTCTAGAAGCTTTTGCAGTGGCGATCGCCGGGCCATTGGTGAGTCTAATTCTATGTGGATTACTCACAATCCTGGGTGCAAACCTATCTTTACCGTTACCTTTGCAAGCGATCGTTGCCCTATTAGCGGCAATTAATTTGGCACTAGCCTTATTTAATCTCATTCCAGGTTTGCCCTTAGATGGTGGGAATATTCTCAAGGCCCTAGTTTGGCAAATCACTGGGAATCAAAATAAAGGTATTTTGTTAGCGAGTCGTGTGGGTCAAGTCTTTGGTTGGTTAGCGATTGGTGTAGGCAGTTTAGGGATTTTGCGCGTTCTACCAGTGGGTGATTTCTGGACAGTATTAGTCGGTTGGTTTTTGTTACAAAATGCTGGTTTTTCGGCCCGTAATGTCCAAGTGAAAGAAACGATGTCTGCTTATACTGCCCAGGATGCAATTATTCCCAACAGCCCGATTGTGGGAGAAGCGTTAAACTTACGGGAATTTGTTAATAACTATGTGATTGGTAAAACCCCTTGGCGTAAATTCTTAGTTACGAACGCGATCGGTCAATTAGTCGGCAGCCTAGAAGTCGATGCTCTCAAAAATATTCCGACTTCAGATTGGACACAGTTTTCTATTCATGATGTGATGCAAGCTCCTGATCAGCTAAAAACGGTCAATGCGACTGAATCTCTCTTTGAAGTTGCTCAACGTTTAGAAAAAGACAAAATTCCGCAATTAGCAGTGGTTAAAGACAGTGGTGAATTATTAGGATTACTCGAAAAAGCATCGATTATCCAATGTTTGTAA